The Brachyhypopomus gauderio isolate BG-103 chromosome 17, BGAUD_0.2, whole genome shotgun sequence genome includes a window with the following:
- the LOC143481220 gene encoding histone H3, translating to MARTKQTARKSTGGKAPRKQLATKAARKSAPATGGVKKPHRYRPGTVALREIRRYQKSTELLIRKLPFQRLVREIAQDFKTDLRFQSSAVMALQEASEAYLVGLFEDTNLCAIHAKRVTIMPKDIQLARRIRGERA from the coding sequence ATGGCACGAACCAAGCAGACCGCCCGTAAATCCACCGGTGGCAAAGCCCCGAGGAAGCAGCTCGCCACTAAGGCTGCTCGCAAGAGCGCGCCGGCCACTGGCGGCGTGAAGAAGCCTCATCGTTACAGGCCCGGTACTGTCGCTCTGAGGGAGATTCGTCGTTATCAGAAATCTACTGAGCTGCTGATCCGTAAGTTGCCTTTCCAGCGCCTGGTGAGAGAAATCGCTCAGGACTTCAAGACCGATCTCCGCTTCCAGAGCTCTGCTGTCATGGCCTTGCAGGAGGCTAGTGAGGCATACCTGGTTGGTCTGTTCGAGGACACCAACTTGTGCGCCATCCACGCAAAAAGAGTCACCATCATGCCCAAAGACATCCAGCTGGCCCGTCGCATTCGCGGAGAGCGTGCTTAA
- the LOC143481222 gene encoding histone H2A-like: MSGRGKTGGKARAKAKTRSSRAGLQFPVGRVHRLLRKGNYAERVGAGAPVYLAAVLEYLTAEILELAGNAARDNKKTRIIPRHLQLAVRNDEELNKLLGGVTIAQGGVLPNIQAVLLPKKTEKTVKSK; this comes from the coding sequence ATGAGTGGCAGAGGCAAGACCGGTGGTAAGGCTAGGGCCAAGGCCAAGACTCGTTCGTCTCGCGCCGGACTGCAGTTTCCTGTGGGCCGTGTACACAGGCTTTTGCGCAAGGGTAACTACGCCGAGCGCGTCGGTGCCGGTGCTCCCGTCTACTTGGCTGCCGTGTTGGAGTATCTAACTGCTGAGATTCTCGAGTTGGCAGGCAACGCCGCCCGCGACAACAAGAAGACTCGTATCATTCCTCGTCACCTGCAGCTCGCCGTGCGTAACGACGAGGAGTTGAACAAGCTGTTGGGAGGAGTGACCATCGCTCAGGGTGGCGTGCTGCCCAACATTCAGGCTGTTTTGCTGCCCAAAAAGACCGAGAAGACCGTTAAATCCAAGTAA